The sequence AAATCTTGTATTACAGATAAGAATAATTTTCCATCTTTTGCTTTTATTTCTGTTATATCTGAAACAAATTTTGTTCTTGGTTCTTTGGTTTTAAAATTCCTTTTAAGAATATTATTCTTAATTTCAATATTGTTATAACTTATTATTCTTTGTTTATTTGTTTTTCTTATTTTAGCTTTTAATCATTATTCTATACACTCTTTTATGATTGATTATTTTTTGCGAATATATGTCTTCTAGATACATATCTTCCTTTAAATTTAAAATATACTTCAATCTCTTAATTCTGTATCTCTTTTTATTCCTCTTATGTATCTATAATAACTATTCCTCGATATCCCTGCTATTTTACATAATAATGTTATTGGATAGTTCTCTTTTAATCTATTATTCTTATTTTTTTTAGGGTCATTTTCTATTTCTTCATAATCTCAAATATGCATTTTCTGCTTTTAATCTCATCATTTCTTCCTCTATACTTTCTTTTTTAGGTCTTCCTCGCTTTTTGCTTGGTGTTCCTTCTATTTTTGCATTTTTTATTCTCTTGTCTTATCTATTGAGTACATTTTTGCTATTGTTTGGTACGGTAATTTTTCAATTACTACTTCTTCTTTAAACTCTTCCGAATACTTTCTAAACTTCTGTCCTTTCTTTGCCATTAAAAAACACCCCCTACTTTTATTTTATCACTTTCGGGGGTGTTTTTTTATTGTTTCATTTTTTGGGGTCAGATCAAACAAGGGGTTGTTTTTATTTTACTAAAGCATTCATTCCTGATTCAATAGCTTTTAAATTAATATCTAATAAATTTGCTTTAGAACCTTTTAATGATTTTTCTAAAGCTTTTTTTACAGAATCAAAAGAAACAGCATTTGTTGCTTTTAAATAAGCTCCTAACATAACCATATTTTGAACTTTTACATTACCTAATTCATCAGCAATTTCATTTGCAGGTATTTTATATACTTGGATATCGTTTCTTTCAGGGTCTCTATCAATAACGGATGAATTTAATAATAAAATACCATTTTCAGGTAATAATTTTTCAAATTTATACATAGAAGGTATGTTAAAAGCTATAACTTCTGTAGGTTGGTCAACAACTGGAGAAGCTATATATTCTTCTGATATAACAACAGTACAATTTGCTGTACCTCCACGCATTTCAGGACCATATGAAGGTAACCAAGTAGTATATAAGTTTTCATTCATTGCAGCTAAAGATAATATTTTTCCAAATAACATTACACCTTGTCCGCCAAAACCAGCTGCTATAAATGCATGATGTTTCATTTTTCATCACCCACCTTGTCAACATAAACACCTAAAGGAAATTCAGGAACTAAATTTTCTTCCAACCATTTATTTGCTTCTACAGGAGGAACTCCCCAATTAGTTGGACATGTTGATAATACTTCAACCATTCCAAAACCTTTTCCTTCAATTTGAGCTAAAAATGCCTTTTTAATTAATTTTTTTGTTTTCAATACGTCTTGCGGTTTATTTACTTTTGTTCTTGCTAAGAATGCTACACCTGGTAAATTAGACAATATTTCAGCCATATGTAATGGATATCCTTCATTTTCAGCACTTCTTCCATATGGAGAAGTTGTTGTTTTCATCCCTAACAATGTAGTTGGAGCCATTTGACCACCTGTCATACCGTAAATAGCATTGTTAATAAATATTGTTGTAATTTTTTCTCCTCTATTAGCAGCATGAATAATTTCTGCAGTTCCTATTGCAGCTAAATCACCGTCTCCTTGATATGTAAATACAACATTTTCTGGCATTGCTCTTTTCATTCCAGTAGCTACAGCTGGAGCTCTACCATGTGGAGCGACTGTTCCATCTACATCAAAAAATTCATATGCAAAAACTGAACAACCTACTGGAGCAACCATTAATGTTTTTTCTCTTATTCCTAATTCATCTATTACTTCAGCAATTAATCTATGCACTATCCCGTGATGACATCCTGGACAATATGTGAATTCTTTTCCACTTAATGCTTCAGGACCTTTTAATTTTATTTTATAAGACATAATTTTCCTCCTTTCTTATATCAATTCCATTAATTTTGCTAATACTTCATTTGGAGTAGGAACAACTCCACCAGTTCTTCCATAAAATTCTACAGGTTTCTTACCATTTACTGCTAGCTTAACATCTTCAACCATTTGTCCCATACTCATTTCTACTGTAAAGAATAATTTTGCTTGATCAGCTAATTTAGAAATTATTTCATATGGGAAAGGCCATAAAGTTATAGGTCTTAATAAACCAGCTTTTACTCCTTTTTCTCTTGCCATATTAACAATAGTTTTAGCAATTCTTCCCATTGTACCATAAGCTACTATGATAATATCAGCATCTTCTGTTTTGTATTCTTCCCACATTTGTTCTTTTTCTATTATTTTCTTATATTTTTCTTGGTATCTTAAATTCATTTGTTCTAATACATGTTCATTAATATCAAATGAAGTAATTTTATGTGGTTCTCTGCCTTTTGCACCTTGCATAGCCCATGAGCTATGATCTGGTAATGTATTTAAATCTCTATATTCTGGAAATTCAACAGGTTCCATCATTTGTCCTAATAACCCATCTGCTAAAATTAATACAGGATTTCTATATTCATCAGCTACATCAAAAGCTTTTTCTGTTAATTCAACAGCTTCTTGTAAGGACTCAGGACCATATACAACTAATCTATAATCACCATGTCCTCCACCTTTAGTAGCTTGGAAATAATCACTTTGTGCAGGTTGAATATCTCCTAAACCAGGTCCGCCTCTAACAACGTTAACAAAAACAACTGGTAATTCAGCACCTGCTATATATGAAACACCTTCTTGCATTAAACTATATCCTGGAGAAGATGTTGAAGTCATAACTCTATGTCCTGTTGATGCAGCACCATACAACATATTAACTGCAGCAACTTCACTTTCTGCTTGTAAAAATACTCCATCTACTTGAGGCATTCTTCTTGACATATATTCAGTTAATTCACTTTGAGGAGTAATAGGGTATCCAAAATATAATCTACATCCAGCCCTTATGGCGGCTTCACCAATTGCTTCTGTACCTTTTACCATTACTTTTTCAGCCATTAATATCCCT comes from Marinitoga sp. 38H-ov and encodes:
- a CDS encoding 2-oxoacid:acceptor oxidoreductase family protein produces the protein MKHHAFIAAGFGGQGVMLFGKILSLAAMNENLYTTWLPSYGPEMRGGTANCTVVISEEYIASPVVDQPTEVIAFNIPSMYKFEKLLPENGILLLNSSVIDRDPERNDIQVYKIPANEIADELGNVKVQNMVMLGAYLKATNAVSFDSVKKALEKSLKGSKANLLDINLKAIESGMNALVK
- a CDS encoding thiamine pyrophosphate-dependent enzyme yields the protein MSYKIKLKGPEALSGKEFTYCPGCHHGIVHRLIAEVIDELGIREKTLMVAPVGCSVFAYEFFDVDGTVAPHGRAPAVATGMKRAMPENVVFTYQGDGDLAAIGTAEIIHAANRGEKITTIFINNAIYGMTGGQMAPTTLLGMKTTTSPYGRSAENEGYPLHMAEILSNLPGVAFLARTKVNKPQDVLKTKKLIKKAFLAQIEGKGFGMVEVLSTCPTNWGVPPVEANKWLEENLVPEFPLGVYVDKVGDEK
- a CDS encoding 3-methyl-2-oxobutanoate dehydrogenase subunit VorB, with protein sequence MAEKVMVKGTEAIGEAAIRAGCRLYFGYPITPQSELTEYMSRRMPQVDGVFLQAESEVAAVNMLYGAASTGHRVMTSTSSPGYSLMQEGVSYIAGAELPVVFVNVVRGGPGLGDIQPAQSDYFQATKGGGHGDYRLVVYGPESLQEAVELTEKAFDVADEYRNPVLILADGLLGQMMEPVEFPEYRDLNTLPDHSSWAMQGAKGREPHKITSFDINEHVLEQMNLRYQEKYKKIIEKEQMWEEYKTEDADIIIVAYGTMGRIAKTIVNMAREKGVKAGLLRPITLWPFPYEIISKLADQAKLFFTVEMSMGQMVEDVKLAVNGKKPVEFYGRTGGVVPTPNEVLAKLMELI